In one Bacillus sp. PK3_68 genomic region, the following are encoded:
- a CDS encoding phosphoglycerate dehydrogenase, translating into MHNKRGDGQLFTIKTLNNIAECGLNVFTNENFTIDNDSENPDAIVLRSFNMHDMEIGGNVKAVARAGAGVNNIPVSDYTERGIVVFNTPGANANAVKELVLTTLISSSRNVFAGIAWTRGLEGQGDQIPKLVEAGKKQFVGKEIKGKTLGVIGLGAVGALVANDALDLDMDVIGFDPFISVDTAWSLSRNVQRAMTIEQLFAKSDYITVHVPLTDTTKGMFNTNTFDIMKEGVHILNFSRGELVNEQDMAAALESGKVGKYVTDFPNENVLKMKNAVPIPHLGASTKESEENCAIMAARQVKDYLETGNIKNSVNMPNASLPYTGKRRVTVYHRNIPNMVGQITSALSEYSLNIADMVNRSRGDFAYTMIDIDNKVNGDVIPGLEEKISQIEGVVTTRII; encoded by the coding sequence ATGCACAATAAAAGGGGAGACGGACAGTTGTTTACTATAAAAACACTAAATAATATTGCCGAATGCGGCTTAAATGTTTTTACTAACGAAAACTTTACGATCGATAATGACAGTGAAAACCCGGATGCCATTGTTCTGCGCAGCTTTAACATGCATGACATGGAAATTGGTGGGAATGTAAAAGCCGTTGCCCGTGCGGGAGCTGGCGTGAACAACATTCCAGTCAGCGATTATACAGAGCGCGGCATCGTCGTTTTCAACACGCCAGGAGCAAATGCGAACGCGGTAAAAGAGCTTGTACTCACTACTTTAATTTCATCTTCTCGTAACGTATTTGCGGGTATCGCTTGGACAAGAGGACTTGAGGGTCAGGGCGATCAAATTCCAAAGCTTGTTGAAGCAGGCAAAAAGCAATTTGTCGGTAAAGAAATCAAAGGAAAAACACTTGGTGTTATCGGGCTTGGTGCTGTTGGAGCGCTAGTTGCGAACGACGCGCTTGATCTTGATATGGATGTTATCGGTTTTGATCCGTTCATTTCTGTCGATACTGCCTGGAGCTTATCTCGTAATGTTCAACGTGCTATGACAATTGAACAATTGTTTGCGAAAAGTGATTACATTACTGTTCACGTTCCGCTCACAGACACAACAAAAGGTATGTTCAATACAAACACGTTTGATATTATGAAAGAAGGCGTTCATATTCTGAACTTCTCCCGTGGAGAGCTTGTGAACGAACAAGACATGGCAGCTGCACTTGAAAGCGGCAAGGTCGGTAAGTATGTAACCGACTTCCCGAATGAAAACGTCTTGAAAATGAAAAATGCTGTGCCGATCCCACATCTAGGTGCTTCTACGAAAGAGTCAGAAGAAAACTGTGCGATCATGGCAGCCCGTCAAGTAAAAGATTATTTAGAAACAGGGAATATCAAAAACTCTGTGAATATGCCAAATGCCTCTCTTCCTTATACAGGAAAGCGCCGGGTAACTGTTTACCATCGCAACATTCCGAACATGGTTGGACAGATTACTTCTGCTTTATCTGAATACAGCTTAAATATTGCAGACATGGTGAACAGAAGCCGGGGCGACTTTGCTTATACAATGATTGACATTGACAATAAAGTAAACGGTGACGTTATCCCGGGACTTGAAGAGAAAATCAGCCAAATTGAAGGCGTTGTTACAACGCGTATTATTTAA
- the serC gene encoding 3-phosphoserine/phosphohydroxythreonine transaminase, producing MKRVYNFSAGPSMLPLPVLEKAQKELVNYADSGMSVMELSHRSGLFTEIITGAEQLLRDLMNIPDNYKVLFIQGGASQQFAMVPLNLLANSKKADYVNTGSWSKKAIKEAKKYGDVRVIASSEDENFSYIPEINSSMIDPEADYVHITTNNTIEGTAFRNIPDTGGVPLVADMSSNILSEEIDVSKFGLIYAGAQKNIGPAGLTVVIIREDLIGHAPESCPTMLDYKTHSESGSLYNTPPTYGIYMAKLVFEWLQEIGGLKEMEKINRKKAELLYNFLEQSTMFNSPVRKDSRSIMNIPFVSPSAELDAAFVKEAKAAGLETLKGHRSVGGMRASIYNAMPVEGVEALIQFMKQFQEKHAQ from the coding sequence GTGAAGAGAGTATACAATTTTTCGGCAGGACCTTCTATGTTGCCGCTGCCAGTATTAGAAAAAGCACAAAAAGAATTAGTCAATTATGCAGACTCTGGTATGTCAGTCATGGAGTTAAGCCATCGTTCGGGGTTATTCACAGAGATTATTACCGGTGCGGAACAACTGCTGAGAGATTTAATGAACATTCCAGATAATTATAAAGTGCTGTTTATTCAAGGGGGCGCTTCCCAGCAATTCGCAATGGTTCCACTCAACTTGTTGGCAAACAGTAAAAAGGCAGACTATGTGAACACTGGTTCATGGTCTAAAAAAGCAATTAAGGAAGCAAAGAAATATGGAGATGTTCGTGTAATTGCTTCTTCAGAAGATGAGAACTTCAGTTACATTCCGGAAATCAACAGCAGCATGATTGATCCAGAAGCTGACTACGTACATATTACAACAAATAATACTATAGAAGGAACAGCTTTCAGAAACATTCCGGATACAGGCGGCGTGCCGCTCGTTGCTGATATGTCCTCCAACATTTTATCAGAAGAGATCGATGTATCGAAATTCGGTTTGATCTATGCTGGTGCTCAGAAAAACATCGGGCCAGCTGGATTGACAGTTGTCATTATTAGAGAAGACTTGATCGGTCATGCGCCGGAAAGCTGCCCGACGATGCTTGATTATAAGACGCATAGCGAGAGCGGTTCTCTATACAACACGCCGCCAACTTATGGCATTTATATGGCAAAGCTCGTATTTGAATGGTTGCAGGAGATTGGCGGTTTAAAAGAAATGGAGAAGATCAATCGCAAAAAAGCAGAGCTGTTATACAATTTTCTTGAACAGTCAACGATGTTCAACTCTCCAGTTAGAAAAGACAGCCGTTCCATTATGAATATTCCGTTTGTATCACCATCTGCGGAATTAGATGCGGCGTTTGTTAAAGAAGCAAAAGCAGCAGGTCTTGAAACATTGAAAGGCCACCGTTCCGTTGGCGGAATGCGCGCTAGTATCTATAATGCGATGCCGGTTGAAGGGGTAGAGGCCCTCATTCAGTTTATGAAACAATTCCAAGAAAAACATGCACAATAA